In Vibrio bathopelagicus, one DNA window encodes the following:
- a CDS encoding HD domain-containing phosphohydrolase, protein MRRRRYPLSIHITSLFLILTTLVGAVLISISYRHSQELLLGTVREISNEHRDKLESVFKQAIAPVITTLNVMAVSPFVSHQTSSTEQESWIASIDIIFKQNTNLVALFYGSNDGEFRIFRPLSTNKQRLENNAPAKATMMVSTINLKGENLISYLDGAHKVLSIVQQESEFNPTTRPWFRNAKPDGTIKLSEPYLFYFLKKNGITLSRRTYEGNHVVGADFTLDSLSSQISQLAYSPQSRLALFDQHFNLLGQHQLDLEIPNLKPIGDNNRTNSNVGDNKRSGSEQSQQLFNIPKRAQMAALKSSVLAPLISDEEKFNLNLKNIEYNLNTWALTLTPVELTQDVTLYLAEATPHNDLLSDLISMRDKQVAVAIGMLFICFGIVWLVANRLSQPLNTLMQLTDNIARFDFRRTHYPKSMIKEVANLAHSIELMEHTLHDLINLLRDTAGNQEFSRLAKNIAHQSYLITKAETIVLFTQSEEKDVFDTAANLAIIPFKADINDFIKHTPWLLCQLKSGETIHLNREDNVLNYYQDSIFNSDLYLFPLLNREKLLVGIVVIGYERPITKIQADKHAFLRELLSFAEIAKDNIDQMQQQKDMLNAFIELIASAIDTKSPYTGGYCQRVPELTKWLTQATIDDDRYYPHFSLDNKQWEELMLAAWLHDCGKVTTPEYVVDKATKLETIYDRIHEVRMRFELLKQQAETDYWKAIANGALQEEQLKILEQSVSELDEEFAFVADCNLGGESMTDEQLERLDRIAMRQWKRTLDDQLGLSWSEKERFNPQQDTTEKSKAEPVRKDPTFPVMEPLLADKPEHKIPWDNGFNPADVWQEAFVLKPGEVKYNQGELHNLKVRRGTLNDEERFMINDHIIQTFTMLNKLPYPSYLKNIPDIASGHHERIDGKGYPRGLNEDQLPLPSRAMAIADVFEALTSSDRPYKKGKLLSESLNIMTDMATSGHIDPKLYLLFLENKIYDKYAKRFLEANQRCEIDQSKHIERVKEYIRSLF, encoded by the coding sequence ATGAGACGAAGACGATATCCGCTGAGTATCCACATCACTAGCCTTTTCCTAATTTTGACAACACTTGTTGGTGCCGTACTTATCTCAATAAGCTATCGCCATTCACAAGAGTTGTTGTTAGGGACAGTGCGCGAAATCAGTAATGAACATCGCGATAAACTGGAATCGGTATTTAAGCAAGCCATCGCCCCTGTTATCACAACCTTGAATGTGATGGCTGTGAGCCCGTTTGTTTCTCATCAAACTTCGTCTACTGAACAGGAATCTTGGATTGCCTCGATAGACATCATATTCAAACAAAATACCAATTTAGTCGCGCTGTTTTACGGGTCTAATGATGGAGAGTTTAGGATTTTCCGCCCACTGAGCACCAACAAGCAAAGACTTGAAAACAACGCACCAGCCAAAGCCACGATGATGGTCAGCACGATCAACCTAAAGGGAGAAAACCTTATCTCTTACCTTGATGGCGCACATAAGGTATTGAGCATTGTGCAACAAGAGAGTGAGTTTAACCCTACCACCCGACCTTGGTTCCGCAACGCTAAACCCGATGGAACAATCAAACTCTCTGAGCCTTATCTGTTTTACTTTCTTAAAAAGAACGGCATCACCCTTTCAAGGCGAACTTATGAGGGTAATCATGTGGTTGGCGCTGATTTCACTTTGGACTCTTTGTCCTCTCAAATAAGCCAACTCGCCTATTCACCACAGAGTCGCTTGGCTTTGTTTGACCAACATTTCAACCTGCTAGGCCAACACCAACTCGACCTAGAGATACCCAACCTAAAGCCCATAGGTGATAACAACCGCACCAACAGCAACGTAGGGGACAATAAAAGATCCGGTAGCGAGCAAAGCCAGCAACTATTCAACATCCCTAAACGTGCTCAAATGGCGGCCTTAAAGTCGTCTGTTCTAGCCCCTCTTATTTCTGATGAAGAGAAATTCAACCTCAACCTAAAGAACATTGAGTACAACCTAAATACTTGGGCATTAACATTAACGCCCGTGGAGTTGACCCAAGACGTCACCCTTTATTTGGCCGAAGCGACACCACACAATGATCTGCTTTCTGATCTTATCTCGATGCGTGATAAGCAAGTTGCCGTCGCGATTGGTATGTTGTTTATCTGTTTCGGTATCGTGTGGTTGGTTGCCAATCGCCTTTCTCAGCCTCTCAATACACTCATGCAGCTTACTGACAACATTGCTCGATTTGATTTCAGACGAACCCATTACCCCAAGAGCATGATCAAAGAAGTGGCCAACCTCGCCCATTCCATTGAGCTGATGGAGCACACACTTCATGATCTGATTAATTTACTTAGAGACACAGCAGGTAATCAGGAGTTTTCGAGATTAGCCAAGAACATAGCCCATCAAAGCTACCTAATTACCAAAGCTGAAACCATCGTGCTATTTACTCAGTCCGAAGAAAAGGATGTGTTTGATACGGCAGCCAACCTCGCCATTATTCCCTTCAAGGCCGACATCAATGACTTCATCAAGCATACCCCTTGGTTGTTGTGTCAGCTTAAATCTGGCGAGACCATTCACCTCAACCGAGAGGATAATGTTCTTAACTATTATCAAGATTCTATCTTCAATTCAGATCTGTACCTTTTTCCTCTATTGAATCGCGAGAAGTTGTTGGTGGGCATTGTTGTGATTGGCTATGAAAGACCGATCACCAAGATACAGGCAGATAAACACGCCTTTTTAAGAGAGCTGTTGAGCTTTGCCGAAATCGCCAAAGACAACATCGACCAAATGCAGCAGCAGAAAGACATGCTCAATGCCTTCATAGAATTGATTGCCTCTGCGATTGATACCAAATCGCCTTACACAGGCGGGTATTGCCAACGCGTCCCAGAGCTCACCAAATGGTTAACCCAAGCCACCATAGACGATGACCGTTACTACCCTCATTTCTCGCTCGATAACAAACAATGGGAAGAACTGATGTTAGCCGCTTGGTTGCACGATTGTGGCAAAGTGACCACGCCGGAATATGTGGTAGATAAGGCAACAAAATTGGAAACGATATATGACCGAATACACGAAGTTCGCATGCGATTTGAGTTACTCAAACAACAAGCAGAAACCGATTATTGGAAAGCCATTGCGAACGGTGCGCTCCAAGAAGAACAACTTAAAATACTCGAGCAAAGTGTGTCTGAATTGGATGAGGAATTTGCCTTCGTTGCCGACTGTAATCTTGGCGGGGAGTCGATGACGGACGAGCAACTCGAACGCTTAGACCGAATAGCCATGCGCCAATGGAAACGAACACTCGACGATCAGCTAGGGTTATCTTGGTCTGAAAAAGAGAGATTCAATCCACAACAAGACACGACAGAGAAGAGTAAAGCTGAGCCAGTAAGAAAAGACCCAACATTTCCGGTGATGGAACCACTACTTGCTGATAAACCCGAACATAAAATACCGTGGGATAATGGCTTTAACCCAGCTGATGTGTGGCAAGAAGCGTTTGTACTCAAGCCCGGTGAAGTAAAATACAACCAAGGCGAGTTGCACAATTTGAAAGTGCGTCGTGGCACCTTAAACGACGAAGAACGCTTCATGATCAACGACCATATCATTCAAACCTTCACCATGCTCAATAAGCTCCCTTACCCGTCTTATCTCAAGAACATTCCGGATATTGCCAGCGGACATCACGAGCGTATTGATGGTAAGGGCTACCCGAGAGGCTTAAATGAAGACCAATTGCCTCTGCCTTCTAGAGCGATGGCGATCGCTGATGTATTTGAAGCGCTCACCTCCAGTGACCGCCCTTATAAGAAAGGCAAACTCCTAAGCGAATCACTCAATATCATGACCGACATGGCCACCAGCGGTCATATCGACCCCAAACTGTATTTGCTGTTTTTAGAAAACAAAATCTATGACAAATACGCTAAACGATTCCTTGAAGCTAACCAACGCTGCGAGATTGATCAGAGCAAACATATCGAACGAGTAAAAGAGTACATACGTTCATTGTTTTAG